A stretch of the Octopus bimaculoides isolate UCB-OBI-ISO-001 chromosome 8, ASM119413v2, whole genome shotgun sequence genome encodes the following:
- the LOC106878184 gene encoding low-density lipoprotein receptor-related protein 8, which translates to MWVGSGACFFVKSAGAVNCSIDNGGCPHNCTDLEGGGMICSCRSGFKMKDEKTKECVDINECELSNNKCPQLCDNIKGSYKCLCHEGFQDPLLPTPKCKYTKEGKVSIFMSVSSGIRRFDPIIKEYMSTLLSIQRSQGLAVDVERSTLYWTDMISKTVMRSYISKKSDNVGVPQDLKLNNLEEPNGISIDWISGNVYWTDSKKKSISVAAKDG; encoded by the exons ATGTGGGTAGGTAGTGGTGCTTGCTTTTTTG TTAAAAGTGCTGGTGCCGTCAACTGCAGCATTGATAATGGAGGGTGCCCCCACAATTGCACAGATCTCGAAGGAGGTGGTATGATATGTTCCTGTCGAAGCGGTTtcaaaatgaaagatgaaaagaCAAAGGAATGCGTGG ATATTAATGAGTGTGAACTTTCGAATAACAAATGTCCTCAGCTCTGCGACAACATAAAAGGTTCCTACAAATGCTTGTGCCATGAAGGCTTCCAAGACCCTTTATTACCCACTCccaaatgtaaatatacaa AGGAAGGCAAAGTAAGCATCTTCATGTCTGTGAGTAGCGGCATCCGAAGATTTGACCCCATAATCAAAGAATACATGAGCACCTTACTCTCCATACAAAGATCCCAGGGTTTAGCAGTCGACGTTGAACGGTCAACCCTTTACTGGACAGATATGATCAGCAAAACAGTGATGCGTTCTTATATTTCTAAAAAATCTGATAATGTTGGAGTCCCACAAGATCTGAAACTCAATAATCTAGAGGAACCAAATGGCATTTCCATCGACTGGATATCAGG GAATGTTTACTGGACTGACTCCAAAAAGAAAAGCATATCTGTGGCAGCTAAAGATGGA